From the uncultured Trichococcus sp. genome, one window contains:
- a CDS encoding Cof-type HAD-IIB family hydrolase codes for MPIKLIAVDMDGTFLDSRKEFNKKRFAALYKRMLEKDIRFVVASGNQYYQLRSFFPEIKDELAFVAENGAFVVDCNKELSVGEMTQETIDKVLRIFKELDAYSKLVVCGKNSAYVDSSVSEHFYQNTKRFYHRLKRVDSFSEIDDIIFKFASGFAEEEVPALLEHFTREVGDVVSPVPTGHGSIDLIIPGMHKASGIQLLQKLWGISDEETAAFGDSGNDIEMLEHVAYSFAMANAADDVKKAAKYCALSNNEEGVLTAIEQLLEMD; via the coding sequence ATGCCCATCAAACTGATTGCCGTCGATATGGACGGGACTTTCCTGGACAGCCGGAAGGAATTCAACAAGAAGCGCTTCGCCGCCCTCTACAAACGCATGCTCGAAAAGGATATCCGTTTTGTCGTGGCCAGCGGAAACCAATACTACCAACTGCGTTCTTTTTTCCCTGAAATAAAGGATGAACTCGCTTTTGTGGCGGAAAACGGTGCTTTCGTCGTGGATTGCAACAAAGAGCTGTCCGTCGGTGAGATGACGCAGGAGACGATCGATAAAGTGCTCCGGATCTTCAAGGAGCTGGATGCTTATTCGAAATTGGTCGTTTGCGGCAAAAACAGTGCCTACGTCGACAGTTCCGTTTCCGAACACTTCTACCAAAATACGAAACGCTTCTATCATCGCTTGAAGCGGGTAGATTCTTTTTCCGAAATAGATGACATCATCTTCAAATTTGCATCAGGTTTCGCGGAAGAGGAAGTCCCTGCCCTCTTGGAACACTTCACGCGCGAAGTGGGCGATGTCGTCTCCCCGGTACCGACAGGCCACGGCTCCATCGATCTCATCATTCCGGGGATGCATAAGGCTTCCGGCATCCAGTTGCTGCAGAAGCTGTGGGGCATCTCCGATGAGGAAACTGCCGCATTCGGCGACAGCGGGAATGATATCGAAATGCTGGAGCATGTGGCCTACAGTTTCGCTATGGCAAACGCAGCCGATGACGTCAAAAAAGCCGCCAAATACTGTGCCCTTTCGAACAATGAAGAAGGCGTATTGACCGCAATCGAGCAACTGCTCGAAATGGACTAA
- the corA gene encoding magnesium/cobalt transporter CorA has translation MITVIGVTADNLVHTDIDLDTTDLSSYKWIWADFNEPSATEVKHLEKTFHFHPLAIEDCLQILQRPKLDYYEDYTFYVTHHVREEERDLFKEELDFFVGEKLIVTFQRSPSKEVAYIQKRLSAHQNAENWDPYFIFYRILDQIVDNYFPLIHAIEDRLVQLEEDNLNKTTAAFIPELMESRHLLLGLLQTVNPMRDLLYRMLNSQHLKGIRERRSYFSDIHDDLLKVSEMITSNREVTADMRDSYLSLNSHQTNNVMKVLTIITSIFSPLTLIAGIYGMNFENMPELTWKYGYFLAIGLMFGIGLAMYRWFKKSGWF, from the coding sequence ATGATAACGGTCATCGGCGTCACAGCTGACAATCTCGTCCACACAGACATCGATTTGGATACAACCGACCTGTCGTCCTACAAATGGATCTGGGCCGACTTCAATGAGCCCAGCGCAACCGAAGTAAAACATCTGGAAAAAACCTTTCATTTCCATCCACTCGCTATCGAAGACTGCCTGCAAATACTGCAGCGTCCGAAGCTGGACTATTATGAAGATTACACATTTTATGTGACCCATCACGTGCGTGAAGAAGAACGGGACCTCTTCAAAGAAGAATTGGATTTCTTTGTCGGCGAAAAGCTCATCGTCACTTTTCAGCGCTCCCCCTCGAAAGAGGTCGCCTATATCCAGAAACGCTTGTCGGCTCACCAAAATGCCGAGAACTGGGACCCGTACTTTATTTTTTACAGAATCCTTGATCAGATTGTGGACAATTATTTCCCTTTGATCCACGCCATCGAAGACAGGCTTGTGCAACTTGAAGAGGATAACCTGAACAAAACGACAGCCGCCTTCATACCTGAATTGATGGAGTCTCGGCATCTCCTGTTGGGTCTGCTGCAGACCGTCAATCCGATGCGCGATCTGCTTTATCGCATGCTGAATTCCCAGCATTTGAAAGGCATAAGGGAAAGACGAAGCTACTTTTCGGATATCCACGATGATCTGCTGAAAGTATCCGAGATGATCACCTCCAACCGCGAAGTGACTGCCGACATGCGCGACAGCTACCTATCGCTGAATTCCCATCAGACCAATAATGTGATGAAGGTCCTCACCATCATCACTTCAATTTTCTCGCCTTTGACCTTGATCGCCGGCATCTATGGGATGAACTTCGAAAACATGCCGGAATTGACTTGGAAATACGGCTATTTTTTGGCTATCGGCCTGATGTTTGGAATCGGTTTGGCAATGTATCGCTGGTTCAAAAAAAGCGGCTGGTTCTGA